The window ACCGCTAAGCCGCCACGCATCTTGCCCGAAGTGACAGTAGGGAACGGATTGACGCTCCGTTTCCAGAGCGAGGTTTTTAACATCCACACACGTAACCACACCTATGGCTGATAATCGGTCCGGAGACCGTTCCCGCAAGAGCGACGGGACGGGGCCGGCTACATCTCGCGATCGCTCAATACCAACGGACCGAGAGTCTCCTGTCGGGGCGCCGGTTATCCGAGGCGATGAATCGGTTGCTGGGAGCCGTGCTCGCGAAGCCGTCCAGTTCGATCCTGACGACCCGGAGAGTCTCGCAGCGGCCGCTGACACTGTTCGTGATTTTGCGGGTGGCAAAACCGGTGACGATCACTTGTTTATGCTCCGCGGTGCAGCCGCCTGTGCAGCGCTCGTCCGTGGCGAGGGCTCCTACAAAGCTGCCGCGGAACGGGCTGGCGACGACGCGACCGTCTCGTTTATCCGCAAATGGGCACGCGTACACGACTTACCACGCTCCGTCCGAAAACAGGTCGCAATCGGCAAGATCGCGCCGACCGCTGCCAAGCACATTGCCCGCGTCGCCGGTGAAGCCCGACTCCTGCTCGCCTGGGCGGCAATCGACGGTGACCTGACCGTTCGCGAGGTACGCAGCGTCGCCAGCGCCGTCAACGACGGCACGCCAATCGAAGCGGCCCTCATCGACCACGGCGTCGTCCTCGGCGAGTTTACCGTGCGACTCTCCCCGGCGACGTACCGCGATCTGCGCCAACAGGCTTCGATCGAGGATATCGAACCCGGATCGATCGTCACAGACGCCCTCGAGACGCATTTCGAGGAGTAAGTCACACACTCACAGCGGGCGTGACGAAAGAAAACGTTTAACCACTTCTCACCAAAAGTAGCACGTGAGGGCCGGTAGCTCAGTCTGGCAGAGCGTCTGGCTTTTAACCAGACGGTCGCGTGTTCAAATCGCGCCCGGCCCGCTTTTGCGACGAACACACGTGAGGAGTAAAGCGGCCACCGCGATTTGAACTAGACGAGTCGCAGCCCGTGAGCGAGCGCAGCGAGCGAACTGGAACGTCTCTGCGTAGTTCATAATCGCGCCCGGCCCACCTTAGCACCGAATAGGTCTGCAAGAACCACTGCCGCCAGAACCATTGGTGCCGCTCGCTACGGTCTCACTCGAGCACACCGATATTTCACCATCTCTCGAGCAAAAAATTCAATAGAGCGTGCTGGTGATCTTACGAAGTGATTGCGTAAATGTATTCAGTACTCGCGACGGCGACACATCATCCCGAAGAGCTGAACCCGTACTCCGGGCTGTGGAACGCCCGGTCGTTCGAGGCGTTCTGCAAGCGGGATGTCGGCTTCAACGTCGTCTCACCGCGACCGTTCGCACCACCGGTCGGGCCGTACTCCAACTATCGCAAGATTCCACGTGTGGAGTCGTTCGACGGCTACGACGTCCATCGACCGCGATTCTTCTATGGCATCCCGAAGCGCCTGTTCTACGGGACTTCGGGAAACTCGTTTGCGAAACGCGTGCCGGCCTACGCCGAGCAGACGTTCGGCGTCCCCGACGTAATCCATGCCTGCCACATCTACATCGACGGCTACGGCTTCCTCGAGTACTCGCGCGACCACGATATTCCGCTGTTCGTCGTCGCCCATGGCTCGATTCTCAACGAGTACGACGAGTTCACCAGCGGCGTGCAAGCGAAGATTCGCGAGACGATCAGTCACGCTGAGCAGGTTCTCTGTGTGAGCCACGCACTCGAGGAGCGAGCCACGGAGATCGTCCCTAAAGCCGAGACGACGCTCTTTCCGATTGGGGCGGACCCGGAGAACTTCCCGACGACGCGAGCAGAGTCGTTGCGTCGCGAAAACGGTATTCCGACCGACGAGCCGTTCGTCCTCTTCTGTGGCCTGTTTATCGAGCGCAAAGGCCTCGAAGAGATCATGGACGTACTCCCAACACTCGAGGACGAAACAGCGCATTTCGCGTTTGTCGGCCATCAAGGCGAGTTGCGGAATGACCTCGAGGAGACAGTCGCCGATGCCGGACTCGAGGATCGCGTCGAGATCCATCAGGGACTGTCGACCGACGCGCTCAGGGAGTACTTCGC is drawn from Natronolimnobius sp. AArcel1 and contains these coding sequences:
- a CDS encoding glycosyltransferase family 4 protein; protein product: MYSVLATATHHPEELNPYSGLWNARSFEAFCKRDVGFNVVSPRPFAPPVGPYSNYRKIPRVESFDGYDVHRPRFFYGIPKRLFYGTSGNSFAKRVPAYAEQTFGVPDVIHACHIYIDGYGFLEYSRDHDIPLFVVAHGSILNEYDEFTSGVQAKIRETISHAEQVLCVSHALEERATEIVPKAETTLFPIGADPENFPTTRAESLRRENGIPTDEPFVLFCGLFIERKGLEEIMDVLPTLEDETAHFAFVGHQGELRNDLEETVADAGLEDRVEIHQGLSTDALREYFAMADLLLLPSHAEGRPTVIYEAMAAETAVLSTTVGGIPEQVVDGETGTLIPPRDVDALRDALIELLADRDRLRELGEHGRQRLQTEGWTWAAHAERMERLHRAALEDG